Proteins encoded within one genomic window of Alcanivorax sp. REN37:
- the purC gene encoding phosphoribosylaminoimidazolesuccinocarboxamide synthase yields MEKRKELYAGKAKSVYTTDDADRLVLWFRNDTSAFDGEKLEQLDRKGAVNNQFNAAIMEKLAAAGIPTHFEKLLSPQESLVKRLEMIPVECVVRNISAGSLCRRIGVEEGLDLNPPTFELFLKNDPLHDPMINESLAVSFGWATEAQLATMKELSLKVNTVLKELFLTGNMLLVDYKLEFGLFNGEVVLGDEFSPDGCRLWDKDTREKLDKDRFRQGLGGVVEAYEEVGHRLGMTFDY; encoded by the coding sequence ATGGAAAAACGCAAAGAGCTGTACGCGGGCAAAGCCAAGTCCGTCTACACCACCGACGACGCCGACCGGCTGGTGCTGTGGTTCCGCAACGACACGTCCGCTTTCGATGGCGAGAAGCTCGAGCAGCTGGATCGTAAAGGCGCGGTGAACAACCAGTTCAACGCCGCGATCATGGAAAAGCTGGCGGCGGCCGGCATCCCGACCCACTTCGAGAAACTGCTGTCGCCGCAGGAATCGCTGGTCAAGCGACTGGAAATGATTCCGGTGGAGTGTGTGGTGCGCAACATCAGCGCCGGTTCCCTGTGCCGCCGCATCGGTGTGGAAGAGGGCCTCGACCTGAACCCGCCGACCTTTGAGTTGTTCCTCAAGAACGACCCGCTGCACGACCCGATGATCAACGAAAGCCTGGCGGTCAGCTTTGGCTGGGCCACCGAAGCACAGCTGGCGACCATGAAAGAGCTGTCGCTGAAAGTGAACACCGTGCTCAAAGAGCTGTTCCTGACTGGCAACATGCTGCTGGTGGACTACAAGCTCGAGTTCGGCCTGTTCAACGGCGAAGTGGTGCTGGGCGATGAGTTCAGCCCGGACGGCTGCCGCCTGTGGGACAAGGACACCCGCGAGAAGCTGGACAAAGACCGCTTCCGCCAGGGTCTCGGCGGCGTGGTGGAAGCCTACGAAGAAGTGGGTCACCGGCTGGGCATGACGTTCGATTACTGA